Genomic segment of Paenibacillus macerans:
GCGACACGAAGATTCCGCTCGTCTCACAGGACATCATCCCGGATGTGGCGATCCTGGACGCCGCCTTTCTGAGAACCGTGCCGCCGCAGATTACCGCCGATACCGCCATTGATGCGCTAACGCATGCCATCGAAGCTTATGTGTCGAGCGAGCATTCCGATTATACGGATGCGCTTTGCGAGAAGACCGTCGAGCTGATCTTTGACTATCTGCTGCGCGCCTATCACAGCGGCGACGATCTGGAGGCGCGGGAGCGCCTGCACAATGCCTCCTGTCTGGCAGGCATGGCGTTTACGAACGCGGCGCTGGGCATTACCCACAGCATGGCACATACGCTGGGCGGGCATTTTCATCTGCCGCATGGACGGGCGAACGCCGTGCTGCTGCCCCACATTATCGAATACAACGCTGACCTGGAGAGCGGCGGTGAGAGCCGGGCGGCGACGCGTTATTGCAAGCTGGCCCGTCGCCTGCATCTTCCGGCGTCAACGGTGGCGGAGGGCGTGGCCAGCCTCGTTTCGGCGGTGCGGGCGCTGCAGAAGCTCACCGGCACACCGGCATCGCTGGAGGCGGCCGGCATCGACCGGGAGGCTTATGAAGCACTGCTGTCCGCGATGAGCCAGGCGGCGCTGAAGGACAAATGCACCGCGGCCAATCCGCGCGAGGTCAATGTTCAGCAACTGGAGCAGCTGTTTCGTAAAGTGTATTAGCGCTTAGTAAAGCGAGTTTTACCGAAGTCTGTTCAATGAGAGTTTTACCATAGTGATGCTAAGAAGTGATGCTAACAAAACTTGCAGGAGAGTGAGCCATGAAAAAGACGCTGCTCGGCGAATGCCTCGCGGAGTTCATTGGAACATTCATCTTTCTATTTATCGGCCTCGCGGCTGTGGTCTCGCTGGTTGCTGGGGGTTCGGACATCACCTGGGCGGAACTGACGCTAACCTGGGGGTTCGCGGTCATGCTCGGTGTTTATATTGCCGGTCATATCTCGGGTGCGCACCTCAATCCGGCGGTAACGATCAGTCTGGCCGTCTGGAGCGGATTTCGGCGCAGCAAAGTGATTCCTTATATTGCTGCGCAGATCCTCGGCGCATTTGCCGGGGCAGCAACTGTGTATGCGATCTACCGCAATATGATCCTTGCTTATGAGCAGGGGGCGGGGATTGTTCGTAGTACGGCCGGCGGCCGGGCCACGGCCAGTATGTTCAGTACCTTCCCGCAAAGCGGGCTGTCCCTGCTGCAAGCCGGTCTGATCGAACTCATCATTACTGCCGTTCTTATGCTGGTGATCCTGGCCGTAACCGACGGCCGCAATGGCGCCGCACCCCGGGCGGGACTGGCCGCTGTGTCCATCGGGCTGACTGTGGCCGTTCTGGGTATCGGCTTCGGGCGCCTCACCGGCTTCGCGATGAACCCGGCGCGTGACCTGGGTCCGCGCTTGTTGCTGCTGCTCTCCGGCTGGGGAACGAACGCCCTCGGTCCGAATCTTTACGGACTGATCGTGCCGGTATTTGGCCCGATTGCGGGCGCACTGGCCGGCGGCGCGGTGTATCATAAGCTGATCGCGCCCTTTTATCCGGCGATGCCGGCCGTGGTGCTGTCAGCGAAGGATCAGGACCAGCCGGCATCCTAACCGGGTGTTTCATGAACAGCTTATCAAGCATTATGAAAGCAAACTGAAGGGGGAAGCTATACGATGACAAAAGTGTATGATATGCCCAAATCAGCACCAGTGACCGGCCGGATCGGCCATCTGATCGACAACCTGATGTCCGGCACGCCGGAGATCGAAGCCGAAAGAGCGGTCCTGATTACGGAATCTTTTAAGCAAACCGAGCACCTTCCGATGATTATCCGCCGCGCCAAAGCGCTGGAGCATATTTTGCGGAACATGACGCTGGTGATCCGGGACAAAGAGCTGATCGTGGGCAATTTGACCGTCAAACCAAGAGGCTGCCAGATCTTTCCCGAATTTTCGAACCGTTGGCTGCTGAGCGAATTCGACACGGTGGCCCGCAGAACGGGCGACGTGTTTACGATCTCGGATGATACGGTCGGCAAGCTGAAGCAATCCTTTGAATATTGGAACGGCCGCACGGTGCAGGAGCTGGCAACCTCCTTCATGTCTCCCGAAGCGCTGACGGCGCTGGATGCGGAAGTTTTTACGGTAGGCAATTATTATAATAACGGCGTTGGCCATATTTCTGTGGATTATGGAAAGGTGCTGTCCAAGGGCTTCAAGGGCATCATCGAGGAGGCGCAGCAGGCCAAAGCGGAGGCGGACCGTTCGTTGCCGGATTATATCAAAAAAGAACAGTTTCTGAACGCGGTGATCATCTCGGCGGAAGCGGCCATCCAGTTCGGTAAACGGTTCGCGGAGCTGGCCAAGAATCAGGCCGCAGCCTGCAGCGACGGTGTCCGCCAGCGGGAACTGCTGCAGATTGCCCGCAATTGTGAGCGGGTTCCGGCGAATCCGGCATCCAGCTTCAGCGAAGCGGTACAGTGCTTCTGGTTCGTGCACATGCTGATCCAGGTGGAATCCAACGGGCACTCCGTGTCTCCGATGCGTTTTGACCAATACATGTATCCGTATTACAAACAGGATATCGAGCGCGGTACCCTTCGCCATGAAGAAGCCCAGGAACTGCTGGACTGCCTGTGGGTGAAGCTGAACGAGGTTAACAAAATCCGCGACGAAGCCTCAAGCAAAGCTTTTGGCGGATACCCGATGTTTCAGAATCTGGTGGTCGGCGGTCAGAATGAGGAGGGGCTGGACGCCACCAACGAGCTGTCCTTCGCCTGCTTGGAGGCGACGGCCCATGTGAAGCTGCCGCAGCCTTCCGTCTCGATCCGCGTCTGGAACCGCACACCGGATGAACTGCTGCTGAAGGCAGCGGAGGTAAGCCGTCTGGGGCTTGGACTCCCGGCTTATTACAACGATGAGGTCATCATCCCCGCGCTGGTCAGCCGTTCCGTAAGTCTGGCGGATGCGCGCGACTACGGCATTATCGGCTGCGTCGAGCCGCAAAAGGGCGGAAAAACCGAAGGCTGGCATGACGCCGCATTTTTCAATCTGCCGAAGGTGATGGAGTTTGTCATCGGCAACGGTACCGTCAATGGCAAAAAAGCCGGGATCACCACCGGAGACTTCACCTCCTTCACCTCCCTGGATGAGATTATGGAGGCTTACCGCAAGCAGATGGAACATTTCGTCAATCTATTGGCTCAAGCGGATAATGCGGTGGATTATGCTCATGCGGAAAGAGCGCCGCTGCCGTTCCTGTCCTCCATGGTGTATGACTGCATCGGCAGAGGCAAATCGCTGCAGGAAGGCGGCGCCTTCTATAACTTCACCGGACCGCAGGGCGTAGGTATTGCCAATGTAGCGGATGCCATGTACGCCATCCAGAAGGTGGTTTTCGAAGAGCGCAAAACAACGTTGTCGGAGCTGCAGGCAGCGCTTGAACGCAATTTTGGCCTGGCCCGGCCGGCTGCTGCTACAGCCCCCGCTCCCGTCTCGCCGGATACGTTAACCCAGGAGCATATTATTGAATTGATCAAAAAGTTCCTCCTGGAAGGCAACCAAATATCGTTAGCCCAGTTGGGCGCGCAAGCGGATGTAAAGGTGGATCTCGGCAACAGCCGGAGCCAGGGCCAAGGCAATGACGCCCGCCTGCGCGAGTGGCTGATCGCCGCGCCGAAATACGGCAACGACATTGAGGAGGTCGATGAATTGGCCCGCCAGGTAGGACTTGTCTACTGCCGTGAAGTGCAGAAGCATGTCAATCCGCGCGGCGGCACCTTCCAGCCCGGACTGTATCCGGCCTCGGCCAATGTGCCGCTGGGAGCCGCTACCGGTGCAACGGCGGACGGACGGCTGGCGGGCGAACCGCTGGCCGATGGCGTATCGCCGGTATCCGGCCGGGATACCAGCGGACCTACGGCTTCGGCCAACTCGGTCGCGAAGTTGGATCATCACATCGCCTCCAACGGTACGCTGTTCAATCAGAAGTTCCATCCGTCCGCGCTGAGCGGACCGGCGGGACTGGAGAAGCTGGCGGCGTTGGTCAGAGGATTTTTTGACCAGAAGGGGATGCATGTGCAGTTTAATGTGATCAGCCGCGATACACTGCTGGAGGCTCAGCGCAACCCCGAGAAATACAAGAACCTCGTCGTCCGTGTGGCTGGCTACAGCGCCCATTTCACCACACTCGACAAGAAACTGCAGGATGACATTATTAACCGGACGGAGCAGACGATGTAACTATATAGATCAGGAGGCCCACCATGAATGAAGTCATTTGGGAAGCCAGGGGGATGGTCAGCGAAATTCAGCGCTTCTCGCTCCATGACGGTCCAGGTATCCGCACAATCGTATTTCTGAAGGGCTGCCCGCTGCGCTGCAGCTGGTGCAGCAATCCCGAAACCCAGGCTCCCGGCAGCCAGCTGATGGTTCAGGAGGACAACTGCGTCAGCTGCGGACGCTGCGCCAATGTCTGTCCAGCGGGGGCCATCAGCTATCAGCCGAAGGTGACGGTTAACCGCCTAAGCTGCGTATCCTGCGGACTTTGCAGCGCCGAATGCGGCAGCGGGGCGCTGACTATGAACGGCAAAGAGATGAGCACCTCTGAGATTGTGTCCATTCTGCGCAAGGACGAGGCTTATTACCGGCGTTCCGGCGGGGGGATTACCCTCTCCGGCGGTGAACCGCTTTATCAGAGCGACTTCGTTCTGAACCTCCTTCGCGCCTGCAAGGATCAAGGCTGGAACACAGCGATTGAAACCACGGCCTTCTGTAATCCGGCCGTGCTGGATAACGTGCTGCCGCTGCTCGATACGGTTTTGCTGGACATCAAGCACATGGAGGACAGCAAACACTATGAATATGTGCAGCAGTCCAACTCGCTGATTCTGGAGAACGCCCGGCGGATTGCCGGGCAGGGGGCGCAGATGATCATTCGCGTTCCCGTCGTTCCGGGCTTCAACGACACCATCCATGAGATCGCCGCCATCGCCTCGTTCGCCGCGGAACTGCCGGGGGTGCGGGAACTGCATCTGCTGCCTTTTCACCGGCTGGGCGAGAATAAATACACCTATCTGGGTACGGAATACCATATGAAGCATCAGACGCCACCTCCAAGCGACGAGATGGAGAGCCTGCGCCATGTGGCGGAAGGTTATGGCTTGCGCTGCCAAATCGGAGGTTGAATTAAAAAAGAAGTACGTATGAAAGGAAGAGCCGTTTATGAAGGTGCTGGTCATTAACAGCGGCAGCTCGTCCTTGAAATATCAGCTGTTTGATATGAAGGATGAATCGGTGCTTGCGAAGGGAATTATTGAAGAGATTGGAACGGAGCAGGCGATTCATCGTCAGGATAATACACCGCCGCTGCCTCCGCAGACCGGTCTGCGGATCCTGGAGCATAAGGAGTCCATCACCCATATGCTTGCGGCGCTGATGGATCCGGGCAACGGGTGCATCGCCTCGGTGCGGGAAATCGCGGCAGTAGGGCACCGGATTGCCCATGGCGGCGAATTCTTTTCGGATTCGGCACTGGTGGACAATGAGGTGCTGCAGGCGGTAAGGCGCAATATCGAGCTGGCGCCGCTGCACAATCCGGCCAATCTGAAGGGGATCGAAGCGTTCCGCCAGCTGCTGGGCGAGGAGACGCCGATGGTGTGCGTGTTCGATACCGCTTTTCACCAGACGATGCCGCAGGAGAGCTACATGTATCCACTGCCAAGAGTCTTGTATGACCGCCATAAAATCAGAAGATACGGGTTCCACGGAACCTCGCATAAATATGTCAGCTTGCGCCTTGGCGAAATTACCGGCCGACCCCTCCAGGGAACCCGTGTAATCTCCTGCCATATCGGCAACGGAGCCAGCATTACCGCCATTCGGGACGGGAAGTCTGTAGATACCAGTATGGGCATGACCCCGCTGGAAGGCCTGATGATGGGAACCCGCTGCGGCGATATCGACCCGGCGATCATTCCCTTTGTGATGGCCAAAGAGAATCTGGGTCTTGGCGAGATCAACTCGCTGCTGAACAAGCATAGCGGGCTGGCCGGCGTCTCCGGCCAGGGCTCCGATTTGCGCGAGATCATCCGCTGCGCCGATGAAGGCCATGAGGGAGCCAGGCTGGCGCTGAATATGTATGTACAGCGCATTCGCAAATACATCGGCTCCTACTGCGCCGTGCTGAACGGTCTGGATACGCTGATCTTTACCGGCGGGGTCGGCGAGAATTCCGATTATATTCGCGCCAAGGTGTGCGAGAGTCTGACCTATCTGGGGCTGGAGCTGGACCCGGAACTGAACCGGTCCCGCTCGCCCGGCGAGCGCAAGATCAGCACCCCCGCCTCCCGTGTGGCGGTGCATATCATCCCCACCAACGAAGAGCT
This window contains:
- a CDS encoding 1-propanol dehydrogenase PduQ, with translation MKRFCVKTEVYFDSGALEYLTLLDNRRALVITDPFMVQAGFADTLIHILKTSVEDYRLFTGVQPDPPVEAVAAGVKEYLAFRPDLIIALGGGSTIDAAKSILLFARQHAGNADDGGKPLFIAIPTTSGTGSEVTSYSVMTLGDTKIPLVSQDIIPDVAILDAAFLRTVPPQITADTAIDALTHAIEAYVSSEHSDYTDALCEKTVELIFDYLLRAYHSGDDLEARERLHNASCLAGMAFTNAALGITHSMAHTLGGHFHLPHGRANAVLLPHIIEYNADLESGGESRAATRYCKLARRLHLPASTVAEGVASLVSAVRALQKLTGTPASLEAAGIDREAYEALLSAMSQAALKDKCTAANPREVNVQQLEQLFRKVY
- a CDS encoding MIP/aquaporin family protein → MKKTLLGECLAEFIGTFIFLFIGLAAVVSLVAGGSDITWAELTLTWGFAVMLGVYIAGHISGAHLNPAVTISLAVWSGFRRSKVIPYIAAQILGAFAGAATVYAIYRNMILAYEQGAGIVRSTAGGRATASMFSTFPQSGLSLLQAGLIELIITAVLMLVILAVTDGRNGAAPRAGLAAVSIGLTVAVLGIGFGRLTGFAMNPARDLGPRLLLLLSGWGTNALGPNLYGLIVPVFGPIAGALAGGAVYHKLIAPFYPAMPAVVLSAKDQDQPAS
- a CDS encoding glycyl radical protein, with product MTKVYDMPKSAPVTGRIGHLIDNLMSGTPEIEAERAVLITESFKQTEHLPMIIRRAKALEHILRNMTLVIRDKELIVGNLTVKPRGCQIFPEFSNRWLLSEFDTVARRTGDVFTISDDTVGKLKQSFEYWNGRTVQELATSFMSPEALTALDAEVFTVGNYYNNGVGHISVDYGKVLSKGFKGIIEEAQQAKAEADRSLPDYIKKEQFLNAVIISAEAAIQFGKRFAELAKNQAAACSDGVRQRELLQIARNCERVPANPASSFSEAVQCFWFVHMLIQVESNGHSVSPMRFDQYMYPYYKQDIERGTLRHEEAQELLDCLWVKLNEVNKIRDEASSKAFGGYPMFQNLVVGGQNEEGLDATNELSFACLEATAHVKLPQPSVSIRVWNRTPDELLLKAAEVSRLGLGLPAYYNDEVIIPALVSRSVSLADARDYGIIGCVEPQKGGKTEGWHDAAFFNLPKVMEFVIGNGTVNGKKAGITTGDFTSFTSLDEIMEAYRKQMEHFVNLLAQADNAVDYAHAERAPLPFLSSMVYDCIGRGKSLQEGGAFYNFTGPQGVGIANVADAMYAIQKVVFEERKTTLSELQAALERNFGLARPAAATAPAPVSPDTLTQEHIIELIKKFLLEGNQISLAQLGAQADVKVDLGNSRSQGQGNDARLREWLIAAPKYGNDIEEVDELARQVGLVYCREVQKHVNPRGGTFQPGLYPASANVPLGAATGATADGRLAGEPLADGVSPVSGRDTSGPTASANSVAKLDHHIASNGTLFNQKFHPSALSGPAGLEKLAALVRGFFDQKGMHVQFNVISRDTLLEAQRNPEKYKNLVVRVAGYSAHFTTLDKKLQDDIINRTEQTM
- a CDS encoding glycyl-radical enzyme activating protein — translated: MNEVIWEARGMVSEIQRFSLHDGPGIRTIVFLKGCPLRCSWCSNPETQAPGSQLMVQEDNCVSCGRCANVCPAGAISYQPKVTVNRLSCVSCGLCSAECGSGALTMNGKEMSTSEIVSILRKDEAYYRRSGGGITLSGGEPLYQSDFVLNLLRACKDQGWNTAIETTAFCNPAVLDNVLPLLDTVLLDIKHMEDSKHYEYVQQSNSLILENARRIAGQGAQMIIRVPVVPGFNDTIHEIAAIASFAAELPGVRELHLLPFHRLGENKYTYLGTEYHMKHQTPPPSDEMESLRHVAEGYGLRCQIGG
- a CDS encoding acetate/propionate family kinase; the encoded protein is MKVLVINSGSSSLKYQLFDMKDESVLAKGIIEEIGTEQAIHRQDNTPPLPPQTGLRILEHKESITHMLAALMDPGNGCIASVREIAAVGHRIAHGGEFFSDSALVDNEVLQAVRRNIELAPLHNPANLKGIEAFRQLLGEETPMVCVFDTAFHQTMPQESYMYPLPRVLYDRHKIRRYGFHGTSHKYVSLRLGEITGRPLQGTRVISCHIGNGASITAIRDGKSVDTSMGMTPLEGLMMGTRCGDIDPAIIPFVMAKENLGLGEINSLLNKHSGLAGVSGQGSDLREIIRCADEGHEGARLALNMYVQRIRKYIGSYCAVLNGLDTLIFTGGVGENSDYIRAKVCESLTYLGLELDPELNRSRSPGERKISTPASRVAVHIIPTNEELMIARDTQRLVQQRAASAAVHRSVPM